The genomic window CGAGCACGAGCAGCGCCGCGTGCCCCTCGTTCATGTGGTAGGTCGTCACGCGCGTCTCGCCGAGCGCGTTGAGCATCGCGACGGTGCCCATGCCCAGCAGCGTCTCTTGCTCGAGCCGATAGCGCGCGTCGCCGCCGTACAGCCGTTGGGTGAGCGCGCGTGCCGCTTCGTCGTTCTCGGGGCGATCGGTGTCGAGGAAGTAGACGGGGACGCGGTGGCCGTCGACGCCGACGACGTCGTAACGCCAGACGCCGACGACGACCGGACGCCCGCAGATCGTCAGCGTGATCGTCGTCGAGAGATGCTCGAGCGCGTCCTCGGGGTTCCAGCGCTGCGGGCTCTCGTGCTGACGGCCGCGCTCGTCGAGCCGCTGCTGGAAGTACCCCTCGCGGTAGAGCAGCGTGACGCCCGCCATCGGGTAGCCCGCGTCGGCCGCGGCGCGGATGACGTCGCCGGCCAGCACGCCCAGGCCGCCGCTGTACGTGGCGACGTCGGCCGCAACGGCAATCTCCATCGACACATAAGCGACGATCGCGTCTCTCATCACCTTACTCTATCGGTAGCGTCGGGCGGTCGGCACACGCCGTGAGGCCCGTGCTTGAGCCACCCAATCGGCCGTGGAGAGCAAACGTCCCTCCTTGCGCACCACGCGCAGCCGCCCGCGCTGCGCGGCTTTGTAGGTAGCCTGCAGCTCCTCGGGCGCGACCAGCTCGGCCAGCGGCGCCAGTCCGGCCGGCGCCTCGATCGCATCGCGCATCCGCTCGAGTCCGCCGATGACCGAGCGCGCGACGATCCGGGCCAGCGGGGTCGCATCGCCGCCTAGCGCCTCGTGGACGGCGGCGCGGTAGCCGCGCCGGGCGCGCGCGTCCAGGACCAGCGGCGGCAGCCGGCGCCGCGCCAGCAGCACGTTCGCGACCAGCCGGGCGACGCGGCCGTTGCCGGTCGCGAACGGCTGCAAGCGGACCAAGCGAGCAAGCGCACGGGCGACCGCCAGCGGCGCCGGGGCGTCGGCGTCGAGGGCGAGCCGCCCGACGTAGGTCTCGGTCTCGAAGGTCACCAGCCAGTGCGGCGGCGGGACGGTGCCGTCGGGCAACGGCGGGACGGTCCGCGTCCGCCAGACGCCCGGGTCTTCGGCCAGCCCGCGGGTGGCCAGGCGATGGAGGGTACGCAGGTCCTCGGTCGTGATCGGGGCCAACCGGGCGGCGCGGCGGACGGCCCAGGCGGCGGCCTCGGCGTAGCCGCGGACGGTGAGGTAGGCCTCGAGCGGGTGCCCGCCCAGCGCCCGGCCGCGGTCGAGCAGCACGCGCACCTCCGTCTGGTCGAGCCGGGCACCGGCCAACCGGGCGGAGCCGACGAGCTCCTCCAGGCGCAGCGCGGCGTAGACGTCGCGCAACGCGGCCGCGGGTGGCGCGGCCCGCACCAGTGCCGCGAGCATGTCGATGCGGGAAGTCAGCTGTCCAACGCTTTCCATTTACGGGTTGGTGGACATTCGCGGGACGGAGTGCCGATGCCGCTCGGCCGAAACTGCCCGTATGGCGGATTACCTGGCGGCGCTGCGGGACCGCGTCCTGCTCATCGACGGAGCGATGGGGACGCAATTGATGGCGCGCCAGCTCAGCGACGCGGACTTCGGGGGAGCCCAGTACCACGGCTGCAACGAGGCGCTGGTCCTGACCCGGCCCGACGTGATCGAGCAGATCCACGCGGACTACCTGGCGGCCGGAGCCGACGTGCTGGAGACGGACTCGTTCACCGCCTCGCGGCTCAAGCTCGACGAGTACGGCCTGGGAGCGAAGACCTGGGAGGTCAACGTCGCCGCCGCGCAGATCGCGCGCCGCGCCGCCGACCGCTTCGCGACCGCGCACTGGCCGCGCTTCGTGGCCGGTTCGCTCGGGCCGACCGGGATGCTCATCTCCTCGTCCGACCCCGCGCTCTCGAAGATCACCTTCGACCAGCTGGCGGAACTGTACGAGGAGCAGGCCGACGCGCTGATCGCCGGCGGCGTCGACCTACTGCTGCTCGAGACGAGCCAAGATCTGCTGGAGATGAAGGCCGCGATCGCCGGGATCACGCGTGCGTTCGCGCGCGGCGTGCGCCGCGTCCCGATCCAGGCCCAGGCGACGCTCGACGTCACCGGCCGCATGCTGCTGGGCACCGACATTCGCGCGGTCTGCGCGACGCTCGACGCGCTGCCGATCGACGTCATCGGTCTCAACTGTTCGACCGGACCGGCGCACATGCGCGATCCGATCCGCTATCTCGTCGAGAACTCCCGCTGCTTCGTCGCCGTCGTGCCGAACGCCGGACTGCCGCGCATGGGTCCGAAGGGCGAGACGATCTACCCCGAGACGCCGCAGGAGATGGGGCGCGAGCTCCTCGCGTTCGTGCGCGAGCTCGGCGTCAACGCGATCGGCGGCT from Candidatus Sulfotelmatobacter sp. includes these protein-coding regions:
- a CDS encoding Fic family protein — encoded protein: MESVGQLTSRIDMLAALVRAAPPAAALRDVYAALRLEELVGSARLAGARLDQTEVRVLLDRGRALGGHPLEAYLTVRGYAEAAAWAVRRAARLAPITTEDLRTLHRLATRGLAEDPGVWRTRTVPPLPDGTVPPPHWLVTFETETYVGRLALDADAPAPLAVARALARLVRLQPFATGNGRVARLVANVLLARRRLPPLVLDARARRGYRAAVHEALGGDATPLARIVARSVIGGLERMRDAIEAPAGLAPLAELVAPEELQATYKAAQRGRLRVVRKEGRLLSTADWVAQARASRRVPTARRYR